Sequence from the Miscanthus floridulus cultivar M001 chromosome 16, ASM1932011v1, whole genome shotgun sequence genome:
TCGGCCGAGCCAACTAGCCAGGTTAGAGCGTAATACGACCTCGATTGCAATTATGTCGTCATCTGTGTGGGCGTCCGCACGGTGCTGCGTACGCACCATCTCTACCCAATTTTTGGGAGAAGAGGCCATGGAAAAGCGGGCCGCACCTGCTGCGAGTGTCCTTttgcaatttttttattttaaactttttaacacttttttttccGAATCTAACTTGTTTGGCCGCGCCTAAATTCCTGGCGTGGTCAAATTGCATCAACTCGCTAACATGGCTGGCTTGCCACGCCATCGACGCTAGCGCAGCGCTGCCGTGCCAACCTGCCTGACGCAGCAGCGACGACTTACAGAGCCGCTCgtggctccctccctccctctctctcttcctcatTTCTCTCTTCCTCCCCTACTTAGTTGGGCGCTCCGGTGGCCGCACTGGCGCCACTGGCCTCCTCCCGACCAGATCTGCCTCCGGAGCTAGTTGGTGGTCGCCCCCAAGCTTTGTCCCGCCCTAGGACAAGGCAAATCCCCTCTCATTTCCCGTTTTGTTGGTGGATTGAGGAGTTGGTTTGGTAGCTGGAGTTTCAAGCAAAATCTTTCTTTGGGAAGAAATGCAAAGTAATTTAGGTGATCGAATAATATAGGTGGATCGAATACGTTAGGAAGGTTGGGTTTAGTGGTTGCCCTCGAGTTGTATGTTCACATGTTCTTGCATTTGCTCTATGTTTAGGTTAGTCAAAAACTAAGTTAGTTGTTTAATGATGTAGTAAAGAGGAAATGTTTATTATATGTTTTTGGCTATAATTCCACTAGCTGTCCATATTAATTTTTTGTTTCGTGTAGATGCGTAGGCACAAGTGGCAAAAGAGTTGTGCATGGACATGTCATGTAAAGATGCACCGGTCCCTCTAGAATTACCCGTGCCTATGTGTGACTGTGGCAAACCAGCTGGGGTGGATCAATCTAGGCATGAGGATACTGCCGCGTCGGCCTACTATTGCTGCAACGATTACCGTGTAAGCGAGCTTGTTGTTATGTTGTTAATTTGCTTTTATTGTGTATTGTAATATTGGGAGCTATTGGGGGTGTTATTTTCAACTGTAGGATTGGGAGGCGTGTTATTTCTTCCGGTGGATTGATGGTCCTGACTAGGTTGGATGTACGTGCGAGCCATGTCGGTCGACGTTGCCCATGTGGGGTGCTAGCCAACTATGGCCTTTGTGCCTTCAGAGCTGGGCGTGGGACTTTGTTGTGGACACTTGGTTGACCATGATCTAGTTAGTCACGTTTACGTTGACTTTATAATTGTCTTTTATATCATTTTGCTTGCGACACTAATTTTATAATTTGTTTGCGCAGAGCACTTGAAAATGTGAGTGGGAGGAGTACTAGGGCCAAGAAGAGGTTGGGAGGCGGTTACAACATCTATAtcctcttgtttttttttttcataagGAATCGCAAGAAGTAGGCACGTGAGAGTGCTAAGATCATATGCAAAAGCAGGAAGCGTCATCCTAGATTTCAAGTGGATAGGAGAGCAGAGATATAGAAGAAGATTGACGCTCAGGAGGACGCAATGAAGAGAATGTATGATCTTGTTGGAGACCTTCCTAGGATGGAAGGTGAGTTTCTAAGTAATGAATTTTAGATTGTTGTTGTCTTGCATGCAGGTCTAGTGACCACGCCACACAGCTTAGGCTAGGGAAAAGGAAGGTGCATGAAGAAGCAGAGGGAGGTGGTCGTCGCAGCTCATTGAGGCCGTTGATGTTCCTTTGGTGCCCGCTGAGAATAATGCAGAGGCCGTTCGGGGTGATCCACAATGTGTGCCATTGCCTTGGGTGCTCGCCGTGAATCCAGTGCCCTTTTTCAGatgatttatatatatactcactCAAGCAGCTGATCTTGCGGAGGCAGAGTACTTGAAAAGTAAGGCTATGCTTGGCGACTTTGACGATGAGTTGGTAGTCTCAAGCAGCTGATCGAGTTTGCAGCCACTGAATTGGACGCAGCCAAACAGTTCAACCAAAAGTGCGTCAAACTAGCTCCGGCCGGCCGCTTGGCTCATCCCGTGGCGTTGCGGGTGGAGGAAAGGAGATGAGGAAAAAAAAAATGAACAGCAGAGATAGGGGTGGAGGAAAGGAGATGAGGAAAGGCTGTTAGTGCTATGAAATCTCGAGCGCAGAAGATGACAAATGCTAAGCTCTCTGTTTTCCCTTTTTCTGAACTCTTGTACCTGTAACGCTTTCATTGATTCTTCAGTAGGGACCTCGGTCAAAAAACATAAGGCTGTCCTCTCCAAGAGATGGTGTGGTAAAGAAAGGGCGCtgtaaaagtaaaaaaaaaaaaagtcactGTGGACGTGCCGTGCCCCTTTCGATGGTCGATGGAGCCATAGTTCGCACTCACAGGCACATGGCACGGCAGGCATCGTCAGTACTCCGTCCGTACAACACTAGTTGATGATCCGAGAAATACAATGTACAGTATGTGTCATGTAGCAGTTGTGCAGTAGAATCATGTTTCAGCTGGTCCTGAGTTCTCCAGTGGTCGACCCATCATTGACGTGGAGCTGATGAAGCGACTCATCACCGCTGGAGCAGACGACTCATCTTGCCTCTGCTTGTGAGATGAGCAACAGCAAATGAAAGTGATTTTTTTGTTTGCCAATGGTACGGGCCAGCTGCGGACTTGTTTATTTGTAATGGGACCCACACGGCTAAGTTGAGAGCAGAAGTCGGCTCATTTGGGACCTAAGTCAGTCTATCTTAcgttttgactaaatttatataaaaaaaagagcAAGCAATTTCGTTACAAAtattatggaatatatttttgtaatttatctttttgttttgactttgtaCAAGTTATTTTGTTTCCTTATAAATGTGTTGTATCGCatttaaagatttttttttatgtCGAAGATGTTTGTGAAATTTTCGACAAATTGGTAAGATAGAGATATTTGCCGTAGACAAAagtaaaacgacttacaatttgcaAAAGGATATTAAATCACCTTGAAATTTATTTTAACATTCCTTGGTGCAAAGTTGTTCATTGATATCCTGCAGAGTGCCCTGAAACTGCTTGGCCATTTTGAGCCACGTACGCAAGCCATCATAGAAAACACCTGGCGTAGTGAACGAAGCCACCGATATGATGCATGCAGAGGCCACGCGCCCACTTGTCGATTCTCCAGCTAGATCAAGGCAAGCAGCGAAGCTCGAGGATAGATGGAGCAAAACCAGCTGGTTCAAGGCTTTCAAGCAATTTGGTTGGTTCGATCACAAAGCGGCTGGTGCATGCGGTGGTAATTCCCACGTCCCTAAATCCACGACAAACTCCTTCGCCGCCATCCATTGCTCAGCTTCTCTATGGTAATTAATACAGTACTTACTGTAAGTACAAAAGTGTCGGATGTACCCCGTACATGGACCTGAGTATGGATACAGACGGGCCGGTAAATTTAATCGCCCAAGACTTAATCAAATATTAAGTTGCTTTAATATGCGCACAAACATTTTTGCGGTTGTTTATCAGCTACGGTTGCCTGATATCGCTGCTCTATAAAAAACGAAAGAACAAATATATGTGAGCCCTATTTTAGTTTTAAATAAATGCTATTATATGAGACTGTTGGAAAAAGGACAGAATTTAAAGTTGCTATTTCTTTTATTAATTTGCTAGATTTAATAGTTTAGCAAGTAAATAACAATATGTAGTGATGTTCTTATGTTGCAATGGATATAGGTACGTAGTTAGTCGCGTCGTCTAAGTAAAAAATTCGAGCTATGGAGATAACACGGACGAAATAACAAAACTTCATTTCGGGTCCCTGATCGAGCTTACAAAACCACCTTGACTCGAATCATATCCACTATGGTTTTAGATGATGTGGCAGCGGTTTTGACCGGGTCAACACATAGCATGTCAAATACACACACGAGGAAaggaaataaaaataataattatCTGGACTGGGCCCACATGTACGTACGAATGTCATCCTCTCTGTCTCTGCTCTGTCCCAAAACACAGGCGAAGCGAAGGCCGCGTGCGTCCCCGCGGCCACCACGTGCAGCCCAGCCATAGGGCACCACGCCGACATCACCGACAAGAACAACCTGCTCCCGTGCACACATAGGTTTTTAATGGTTGCAATAGGATTTTTGAGATGCCGGTAAGctagcaccttggtgatgagcgaTTGACAACACGGTGTGCGTGTGATGTATCTCTCGGCAGGTTGTGGTTGTAGGTGACAGATGGAGACAAGGTACATGCGGCGACGAGTGAAGAACGAGGATAGGATGCCGTTCCGAAGAACCGTGGAGGCGGAGAAGGGCGGATCGAGGCTTGCGTTCGAGGAACAGGCGATCGTGTGGTGTACGTCTACTGTACCTGGCTACACGGTGGGAGGACGTCGAGGGAGGTTTCCAGATTACGCCACAAAATCCGGGGTTCGCTGGTTGAGCCACAAAGCCATGCATCGTACCGGGACGCTCGTGCGGCGTGCGTTGGGCGAAGATGGAAATTCTGGCGATCGCGATACGATTTCGGATGGTCGTGCGGCGACATCGCGAGGATCacatcgcggagatggagggatcgcggacatcgcggaatttgccatggaggacgtaattggaatttacgcccctacgttggatttatttagcgtaggggttatgtgaaaataggtcgtgccaccctttggagatataaatatgtggcacctagggttgagAAGGTAGCGGGACGTTTTGAACTCTCGGCGAGTTACTATTCACGCGTGCCCCGGGGTTCCCTGGCTCAGTTTTCCTCTCTCCGGTCTAGCCTAGGGTTTGAATTCTAGTGAGAGGTTTTTGTTGATCTCTCCGATTAAGAGAGGGAGGATGTTCGGgcggaggctagatgcacttttgtaagttcaattactcaatttaatctttcatctataatgattgatcttgtgcatctcgattggttctttacaattctcgtcagcatctgacatagtctgcttgttttatttttatctcaagatccgtaagtccgattgacgtgattccagttgggttagtttcgtaatttcatctagtttaatctgacaaatttttaggtcgatcggagttacagattttcgtccacatcaggtttaataggtacatagagttctggccaaatttgaaaaacgtgatttaatcaggttttgtgtttaggGGAAGGGTTAGAAATTATTTTTGGCTTCCGCGACCATTCACCCCTCCTCTGGTCGCCCGTTTTGATCCTTcaatttttcatggtaaaaaaaCATTTTGTAGTTGCAGTGGGCGAAACATGTTTTACCTCTTGCAGTTAGGTTGTTGCCTTCTTTTTCATTTTAAAGTTTGGACCAAACATTAGCATGTTGATTGAGGCCCTTGTTCTGTTCTTTTTATTGTTGATGAAAATTTAGTTTCATTTTCTTGGTTTTGGTGGTTGTTTAGCTAGAATTGAAGAAATGTTGATATGCAATAATTCATGGGCTTAAATTGcatgctttttttttttgtctcaccAAGCCACTATATATGAATATAATGATCAGTCAACAGAAACTTAGTAGGCTCGTGCAATCTGCATATATACCGGCGTATGAACTCAATGCTTCACCCAATTTGGTAAAGTAACTGACATATATTTTTTTCTGGTGTTGTTATGAATTGAACATTCAGCCACCAAGTAACTAGTTGCTAAATTTGTTGATAAAAGTTTGCCCTTTGTAATAGTGGTTTCTGCAACAAAAATAGTCAAATGATTTTCATTTGAAATATGGTAATGAACAAACTACCAATAGTTAGTAATCTCAGTTCTGTGTCAGTTTTTTTTCCTCTCGATCGGGCCATTCACccatttttcattaagaggatgtAAGCTGCTAATTAACAATTCTTCTTTATATTCTCTTTCTCAGGTTGGTGTTGTTGAGATGAAGGTTGTTGTGGGGGAGAACTGGTGGAATAGTTGTGCTTGCAGAAAGTTTTGGTCATTCTGTTTTTAAAGATTCACTTCAACGCATCTTTCAGTTTATCTTCAAGTAAATATTCTCTATGGTGATTAATAACATGTCTTAGCACATCAGTAATTTGAGTGTTCTGATTGAAGTATAATCCAATATATTTGCAGTGGTATATTTGAGATTACTGCTCAATGGACATCAAAATCCAAGGAATTATTGCTGTCATGTACTTCCCTGGAGAAGGTATAGCTTAGGTCAGTTACAGATTGTCAATTGTTTTTGGAATAACATTATACATCTGATCTTTTTGTGTGCAGAGTAGTTCTCTATCCTCAGATTCAGTTATAGGTCAGAGAAACACTAACGCATGGAAGATGTGGTCTTGACAGGAAAGCATCACTCTGTTTAGTATTTGATATTGCAGAGAAGGATGGGCCATGTTCGGTTGGTCAATCAGCAAGTAATCAGTTCTACATCCAATTCTTAACCTAGTAGGGAATCTGTTTGCCACCCTCCTGAATCCGCCACTGCTCGTGAAAAATGTTGCCAGCTTGCTGTAGTTATTATTATTTCTGTTTTGGAGCCTTAGTATACTTATAGTATAATCTTTCATGTTTCCTTCAGGCTTGATTGAGCATTGACTAGTTTATGCTCAGAGACTTTTTCTTGAAAACATGTTCAGAGACTATCACAAAGAAACACCCTCATCTTTCAGCTCATCCCCTCAGTTTATGTTTAATTTGAGATGGTCTTAGTTTGTTTAGCTAAAGCTTATTCCCTTGTTTATTGAGCAGTTCTGATGAATAGATCATGTGGAATCACAATTAGTGCACGGATTATTTTACTTCCTATGCAGTTTTTTAACAACAGTCAAGATGAAACTGCATATTTCACAATGATGTTAAACAGAGAGAATGTATCAAATGCAGTTGTGATGATCCGGCCATCACTCTTGCAATCGGGTCCAGAGCCAGTTCTGTTGGATGTAACTGCAATTGCAGCTGATAGGATCCTTTTGTTGGATCCTTATTTTATTCTTGTCATATTCCATGGGATTACAATTGCAGAGTGGTGAAAGGCTGGTTACCAAGATCAAGAAGGCCATGAGGTAATATATTAGTCAACCAAAACCTAATATATATTAGAATTGGTCTGTGTTGAGCTGCATGTAGCTTTTATTCTATGCATTTGTACTTATGGCTACAAATAACCGTATCCAACCAACTAATTCACCAACTTTTGGTATTACACGTTTAGACCTATCATCCTCTACTCCCCATCCAATAGGAACACAAACCATAGGTAATTTACAATACAAACAAGCGGTAATGATTCTACATCAAATAATGGTTCAACAAATGATTTTTGACTTAGGTACAAATTCACCAGCTACTTTCTTCACACCATCTGCTGATTTACCTGTTAGTAAGCCGCTACGCCCTCTCATAACCAGAAACTCAACTAAATAAGTGTCTATGGTGAAAGCCACTTTTGTGTAAACAGGAGTTCGATCCGGTCACCAACCTCCAAATTCCATTTACCTTTGTCTAGAGTCACCGCCATCTAAATCTCTGTCAGGAAACTTTCATAGGGGAGTTTCTCATCAAAACAGAACCCAGCCTTGATGACTAGAAGTATGAAGGAAACTAACTAATTTAGTAGTAATTTGTTTTATATTTGTGAAAATCATGGTAACATTTATTGCTTATTAGAGGAgaaaggatacaaaagactagCCAAACAAGGCCCTACCTTGTGATGCTGGCCGTCATGTCGTTCAACGGCGGCGCGGCGTGCTCCTGGCCGCCGTGGCCGGCCACGCGCTCGGCTTCCTCTCCTCACCCGGAGGCCTGGACATGGGGCCGGCGCCGCCCGTGGGCGCGACCTCATGCAGCTAGTCTCAATCACCACAGGTGCTTCACTCTCTTCTCGGCAGCAAGGCGCGCGTATACTCCACGTACCCTCTCTTACTGCCATGGCCTCTATTTCTTCATTGCCGCCAACATGCTCCACCGCTCATTGAATTGAAGGCGCCGTCCATGTTCACCTTATGTCATCCCTCCTCTAGTGGCAGTGGCATGGGGGCGTTTCTTCCTTCCTCGGCTCCCTCCTCCATGCAACGCTTGCCCCGTCCTCATTGGATCTTTGTGGAGCTTCATGCCTCCAAGCCTACCACCACCCCCGTCTTGGCACCTCAGAGTGCACTGTCACCCCGGCCCGTCGTCCACCCTCCCCACGACCAGGTCTGCCAGGTCTTTGAAGATTGCTTCGCTGATTTGATTTTGTTGTGTGAATTCTCTTTGTTTTTGCCCCTTCTGCTCTTGCTTGCTTCGTCAGTGCCTGGGCTCTTCTCGTGCCTATCATGCTGCGCGCGGCAAATCAGGAATGGACGATGGGGAATACTGGAGGTCGAGATACAGATGCTGTTGGAGACATTTTTTTTCCTCCTCAAATGCTAAATCGGATTATGCTGAGGGATTTAGAAAGCCTGTTGCAGCTGCGGTAGTATTTGTCATCAGGCTTGTTGTGATACCGTTTCAGTTTTTGTACCAGAAACATTGTATAACGTTTAAACGATGTATAAATAAAAGCTAAAAGAGACTTTAGGTGAACAGTGTATGTTCCACGATAATTTTTTAGGGCATTTTTTTTAGGGCAAATGTTCCACGATAATATGCTTGATTACTTCACGCACGACATCTATTAACTAGTTGGCTTGATatcacaagcatatacatgtCAACATAACTAGATAGTGGTTCCACATAACAAGAGAAACACAACAATTTGGGAACACTATTACTTCTCTACCCCAGCAGGGTACTGCACAACTTATTGGTAGACGCAGCATCAGTTAATCAGATCAGATATGGCCACACCGAAGCATGCACATCTATGTAACTGCAAACTTAAGAGGGGTCCATTATTGACCAAGAAACCTTCACGCGCATCATAGTGACACCAACTGTGATTACAGCTTCTTCTCTGCCTTTCATCCTTGGTGGAAATCCAATTCTGCGTACAGATTCACCATCACCAGTCTTTGCAACAATTACCAGCATATCCTTTACAAAGACAGACACAACAGGTCGCTTAAGTTGGATAACTCCATGACCATCACCAGGCACTTTGCTATCATAAAGCACAATGCTTTTCTTGATGCTGGAGGTGTGGGCAGTGATTTTTCCATCAAAATGTCCCTCTAGAACTTCAACTGCAATAGTTGCCTCCACTGCAATAGGTGCAACTGCATACATCACATCCACAGTACTGAGCCTTGTTGAAAGAGAATTGCTTTGAAGCTCACATTTCTTCAATGATCGGTGAACTGTGCCTTTGATAAACAACACTCCTTTGCTGAGTTCTCTGTCCTGCCCATGACGACCCTTTATCTTCAGATCAATCTCAACATACATAGCGTCTAATAATGCAAGTCCTCGTTTTGGGCCAGTCAAGATCAAAGGAGTATCCTGCAAAAGGGTTTACATGATAGGTCAGTGACATATTATTCCAAATACAATGCGTTGTGAAAAAAGTGGATGAAATTTAAGCCACACAGCACACTGAAGATGTTCCTCTTCTAGATGAGGCAGCTGGCACTGGTCCAGCAGATATGGATCATCTAGTTTTACCATTTACAACCATGCAAATATAGAATGCTAGCCCAACAGAGTCTACAAACAAGCACTAAAAACAAGCATGGCAAGTTTTCTAAACACCTTTATTTTATTACGATTGCGATTATGGTGCGGCCAGCTAATGTTTGCATGAAATAAATTAGTGGCATCCAAAATTTTAACTTCCATCACCATGGATTCAAACAGCAGATGACGATGGGAATTACGTATACTTATTGAAGACATCTGGCAGATACATTCTCAACCCATAGAAATCAATTTGAATGTCAGTATATAGATTTTAGCCTTATGATCTTGGTACAAAATATAGGGTGTAATATTTATTGAAACAAAAAGTAAGTAATGCATTGTTTGTTTGTTGGGAAGAGAAGGAGCTGTACCTTAGAGTTAATGAGTTGGCATCGGTCTCTGGGGCGGCGGTAGAGATAAACACACTTCTTGTCAATGCAGTCCCGGGCAATAACAGTGCCATACACTCGGATCGGGTAGCCGACATCCGAAGAGGCTATCTTGACAGATAAGATGTTTACTCCCCCGCAAAGCATGTGTGGCTTGTTCATTTCGAATGCATCATCATCAGTAAATCTCATCGGACCATGGGGCGCTGTACCACAGGAaaaccacaaagtaaacaaggtagcTTGAATTCATGCTTACAATAAATAATAGTTCTAGCAAAACTAGATGAAAGTGCAAACACAATCATATAATATAATcaagcaaagaaaaaaaaaagagaaaagagaaaagagaagctcTAGCAGCAGTAGTAACATTGCCGGAAGAATCGTGGGCGACTTACATTCCTCGTCGAGGTCGAAACTTGCGAGGTTGACGAAGCAGAGCCGGTTGTAGTAGATGCCCTTCTGCTTGGGGTCGAAGTCGAGGATGCGAGCCTCCGCTTCCCGCCGCCGACCTTCGGGGTCCCCCGCCTCCTGGAGACGACGCGCCTTCTCCAACGCTTCCTTCCTGAGCCTCTCCGCCTCGGCCGCCCGGTCGGCCTCGATCATGCCGGAGAAATCCGGAGTCCTCATCTCAGAGGCGAGCCGGACGTACTCCCGCCCCAAGCGCAGCAGCTCCTCGTTGGCCTCGCCTCGCTTCACCGTCTCGTCCCATGCTTGCTCACGGAGCCGCGCCGACTCCGCCGCTCGGTCGGCCTCGCTCAGGCCTGATAGATCAGGATACTCCACCGCAGAAGGACTCCCGTCCCGACGAGGATAGACGATCTTGTTCAGGTCCGCGATCTGCTGGCTCAACGCGTCCAAGCGCTTCTCCATCGCCAGCGACTCTGCCCACGTAGGCGCCTTCGGCTCCAAACCCGACCCCGCCTCCGCCTCTACTTCCGCCATGATGAACACGCCGCCGACAAGGAAGGATtgggggatttttttttttttcagaatcagaagcaggaaaagaaagaaaagagccGATCTAGGGTTTGCGAAGGCGAGAGCCGCCGATACCCATTGCTTTCTAAGGGTCAAAGGGCCCTATGAAGCCCGGACAGGATCGAATCGGGTCAGCCCACAGCTAAATTTCTATGCAAATTGACCAGCCCACTGGCCCAGGATGTCCGGTGGGAGGGAATCGGACACCTCGACAAAGCACGCTCCGTCATCAACATATATCCTCTTCTACTCCTTTCTATATTGCAATTGCAAGCAATGGAATAAAAAGTAATACCATCATAATTTAAATTTGAATGTATAATTTTTTTGAGTGTATGTATACTGTAccataaaaaataatattttaaatgtTGTATTTAGAACGTTTTGTTTGTAATCATCACTATTATTGTATGATAAGTGTTCATAAAGCATGAGCAATTAGAACATAATTTAAGTTTTTATATGTAAAATCGAAACAACCTACTTCATACCACAATAACCATGTTCACTACCGGTTATCTATTCTACTgagtgtcggtgtagaaagtgaccaacacgtaaatatttgtagttttgccgtacgatgtgatcggaggtggcctagcactcaatgacacatggtttatactggttcaggcaacgtgccctacgtccagtttgagtcagtcggtgactttattcctgagcccaggtgctcgaagtttgcagtggggttacaaacgagaaggagaaagatggagggtacaagaggtccgatcgagctttggtcagaggggccgagagtgacgggagctccgctaggtgcaatgtgttcgagcgtgtgctcggggtttgaacctggtggttctgttgttgtgtcctagtgaacttgatcgatctgaatcaacctatctgttggaagagagcgcatccccttttatagatgaaggggatgaccttacaagtgagaggaagagtgtacgttcgctgctaagtcttgctgcccacgtcggcgggtacaagatgatggtagacgcccataatactgttgaatgtcagatgcacgtgggaggttgcgtcgtcttcttcaggtatgacaGATGTTGGTACCTGTTATACGGTTGATGCCGAGAGACatgcagggggttttaccatgttcgcctggcacggtaaatgccggcgtccacaacactgtcgatgcctcagaggcacgtggggggagccttaccgtatttgtctggtatgggagttgatggcgcccacaacactgtagggggaaatatcggcgcctacaacactgcttgcgtTCTGCCATGCCAGGCAGGTCACAGGGTACTGTCTGGCAGgtgcacagggtacggtccctggtattgcggtttgacttgtgtaccctgccttactttctccgtccgtttcctggtccttaccgagcgggcgtccccgatcggtcggtcccagtcggctctgattgcgctagtcgaAGAGGAGCCGTAAGCAGGGGCTCGGCGCATTCCCGGTCGAAGAAGCGGATCGGAGtcgaaagtggtgtttggccaggccttccggtcggagaggccgtccggaggtgggctggagaccgaagcgagcgctccggtcggagaggcgggccggagtcggaagcgggcgccgttcctcctcggccaggccttccggtcggtgattggatcgcccttctggcctgttg
This genomic interval carries:
- the LOC136513447 gene encoding uncharacterized protein, whose protein sequence is MAEVEAEAGSGLEPKAPTWAESLAMEKRLDALSQQIADLNKIVYPRRDGSPSAVEYPDLSGLSEADRAAESARLREQAWDETVKRGEANEELLRLGREYVRLASEMRTPDFSGMIEADRAAEAERLRKEALEKARRLQEAGDPEGRRREAEARILDFDPKQKGIYYNRLCFVNLASFDLDEESPHGPMRFTDDDAFEMNKPHMLCGGVNILSVKIASSDVGYPIRVYGTVIARDCIDKKCVYLYRRPRDRCQLINSKDTPLILTGPKRGLALLDAMYVEIDLKIKGRHGQDRELSKGVLFIKGTVHRSLKKCELQSNSLSTRLSTVDVMYAVAPIAVEATIAVEVLEGHFDGKITAHTSSIKKSIVLYDSKVPGDGHGVIQLKRPVVSVFVKDMLVIVAKTGDGESVRRIGFPPRMKGREEAVITVGVTMMRVKVSWSIMDPS